From Seriola aureovittata isolate HTS-2021-v1 ecotype China chromosome 16, ASM2101889v1, whole genome shotgun sequence, one genomic window encodes:
- the si:dkeyp-92c9.2 gene encoding cyclin-dependent kinase 5 activator 1, producing the protein MGTVLSLSPSSRKSGYYDNRPGSLSHYPSLSSRSLNSQKDRGLKRGQSIFLPALTWKRLVASTKKKGNSKKGSGGPGPLGDPLNNNNNINIYQKDPVLHLNRENVKKSLSCANLSSYDGPAGLGLGLGYGLGLGQGHGFSYSKSQQLSSVKKVPQGAVTSSPKRVIVQASTSELLRCLGEFLCCRCYRLKHLSPADPVLWLRAVDRSLLLQGWQDQAFVTPANVVFVYMLCRDVVDGDLVASEHELQAILLTCLYLSYSYMGNEISYPLKPFLVEAGKEAFWDRCLAIIDATSSKMLRINADPHFFTQVFAELKSEGGCAPQDYSRVLDR; encoded by the coding sequence ATGGGGACCGTTCTGTCGCTGTCCCCCAGCTCTCGTAAGTCCGGTTACTATGACAACCGGCCCGGCTCCCTCAGCCACTACCCGAGCCTCAGCAGCCGCTCGCTCAACAGCCAGAAGGACCGCGGCCTGAAGAGGGGTCAGTCCATCTTCCTGCCGGCGCTCACGTGGAAGCGACTGGTGGCCTCCACCAAGAAGAAGGGCAACTCCAAGAAGGGCTCCGGGGGCCCGGGGCCCCTCGGAGACCcgctcaacaacaacaacaacatcaacatctaCCAGAAGGACCCGGTGCTGCACCTGAACCGCGAGAATGTGAAGAAGTCTCTTTCGTGTGCCAACCTGTCCAGCTACGACGGCCCGGcgggtctgggtctgggtctgggctacggtctgggtctgggtcagGGTCACGGGTTCAGCTACAGTAAATCCCAGCAGCTGTCGTCGGTGAAGAAGGTCCCTCAGGGCGCCGTGACCTCCTCCCCGAAGCGCGTCATCGTCCAGGCGTCCACCAGCGAGCTGCTGCGTTGCCTGGGAGAGTTCCTGTGCTGCCGCTGTTACCGCCTGAAGCACCTGTCCCCCGCCGACCCCGTGCTGTGGCTGCGTGCCGTCGACCgctcgctgctgctgcagggctgGCAGGACCAGGCCTTCGTCACGCCGGCCAACGTGGTCTTCGTCTACATGCTGTGCCGGGACGTGGTGGACGGAGACCTGGTGGCGTCGGAGCACGAGCTGCAGGCCATCCTGCTCACCTGCCTCTACCTGTCCTACTCCTACATGGGCAACGAGATCTCCTACCCGCTCAAGCCCTTCCTGGTGGAGGCGGGGAAGGAGGCCTTCTGGGACCGCTGCCTCGCCATCATCGACGCCACCAGCTCCAAGATGCTGCGCATCAATGCAGACCCGCACTTCTTCACACAGGTGTTCGCTGAACTGAAGAGCGAAGGCGGCTGCGCCCCCCAGGACTACAGCCGCGTGCTGGACCGGTGA